From Centroberyx gerrardi isolate f3 chromosome 15, fCenGer3.hap1.cur.20231027, whole genome shotgun sequence:
GGTGGTGTTAGGCTACTTGAGATCTGCTTGTTGGCTGTATCCTCAATGTAAACCTCTGGTCAGTGTTGGTTCCAGTTCTTCCTTTAGACACGAGCCAGAAAATACTCCTGCAAAGTCAATTTGATTCATATTATGAGACAGGGTAaacatgcatctgtgtgtttttctatggAGCAATGAAAGGCTACAGTATTGGTCGGAGTGGTGTGCAGTGGTGGGTACTGCTCCAGTGTCAGCTGCCATGTCTCTTACTCCTGGCCTGTCAGTGAAGATGCTTTGCTGCTGGGGGACATTACACTCCTGCTGTTTCACACCCGACCACCATCCACCCCTCCGCTGATGCCCAGTGATTAACACTCGTTCTCACCCTCGTCTGCGTccctcccatcatccctcaTGTCTTCTTGGCCAGCTTGGACTTAAGTCTAGCTCTTAATTAGACAGTTGAGAGGGTATACAGAGCATGGAGGGACGAGAGGCTATCGATTGTTTTGCTGCACTTTGTTTACTCAGCTCGTTCAGTTCACTCCCGATTCTGCACGACCGGCTGCAGTGAAAAGACTCATCATTGACAGAGCTTGTTGGATGGAGACTCCTTTGTGGACGGCCTGTTGGCTCTTAGTTCGATGAGAATTGACTAAACAGGTGTAATACTTTATCTTGACAGTCCAAAAGGTCGCTTCAATGTAACAAGTTTGACCAAGTGACCAGTATTGATGTAGCCTAGATAGGACATGGAAACGGATAGGGGGTTCACGTCTGCAGAAAATGACTGAGCTTGAGATTTGAATCATACTAACTGACCCAACTTCtatcctctccatcctccctatCCCTCACCCAATGTTCACTTCTTCTAAACATTTACAATTGTGTCATCTTGGCTAACCCAAcatttctccctcactccaccCGTGTGTCTCAGCCTTGGACCCGTGCTCGGCCTACATCAGCCTGAACGAACCGTGGAGGAACACCGACTACCACGTCAACCAGTCCTCCGGCGTGCCCCTGTGCGACAGCCACGTGTCGGGGGAGTGGTACCGCTTCACTGGCATGGCCGGTGACGCCATGCCCACCTTCTGCATCTCGGAGAACCACTGCGGCACCCATGCTCCCATCTGGCTCAACGGCAGCCACCCGCAGCCCCGTGACGGCATCGTCACCCTGGCCGTCTGCGCCAGCTTCAACGACAACTGCTGCCAGTGGAATGCCAGTGCGGAAGTGAAAGCCTGCCCCGGCGGCTACTACGTCTACCGTCTACCCAGACCCTCAGTGTGCTTCCATGTTTACTGCGGCCGTGAGTGAGGATGTCTCAATGTGTAAAAAGTCCATTCAGTGTGTGCTGCAACCGTGTGGCTTGTTGATTTCCCTGTATGTTGTTGTGTTGATATGTGCAGGATCTTTTTTTCTTACCCCTCCCTGTATTTGTGTCAGATTTCTATGACATCTGTGATGAGGTGGAGTGCAAAGGTCCCCGGTGTCCCGAGTCGGAGTGTCGCTGCCCCCCTGGAACTGTCCTGGGACCTGACGGACAGACATGCCTGGGTGAGACAGAGTGCAAGGAAGAGGCAGGACAGATAAAGAAGTTGCACAACAGAAGAAGATAAGGGAGAGAACATGGAAGAGGAACAGGCTGGGAATGTGTCTCTGAGAAACAATAACAAGAGCAATAAATCACTGAGTGGATTTACACACACCCATTGTTCTGGCAGATAGTTCATATCCCAATTAAGGTCTTATTCCGGATAATCTGTTTACGTACGTCTTCATATCCAAATATCCATGTACATGCTTTAATAGGATATTCACAATATAACCATGAAGGCAGAACTAACACAGACATCACAACCCAACAGTTAACCCACTTTTGGGATTTTCCCCTTCAGACATCAACAATAGGGAAAGTTAACTGAGCACGCTTGCTCTTTCTCAGtgacaccctgcttcacattcatgtgtgttgagaaagggagagcagCATACAATCATTCTCCCCACCCTCATTTTCCTAGtttgggattcaaaccagcagccTTTTGTTTCAAAAGCCTGCTTCTCTATCCTCTAGATTTCCACAGTCCCCCAATTGTTGTCTCAGCTATCATATCTGGTTTTCTAATAACTGGGATATGAACTTATCCTGGCTAGTGTAAATAGGATATGACATTTATATGTGGCAATTCTTTAACCGGATGCTTAAATACCCCAAATAATATTGGAAGATTAATTTGCATGTCAACGCAGTGAAACAGGAGGGGTGATAGTACAATAACAAAGCCCGGTGAGGGAGGAAGCAATTGtctgttgtatttgctgagtcAACTCAAGGTGGAGGAGGTGCACAGCatggggtggggaggtggggggtagAGGGCACTTCACTGAGACTACACTGCACTGTACACCTAATGATGGGTGACAAGTATGCTATGGGAGCCCAGCCAGCCTGAAAACGGCCATTATCTCATTATTCACCCATCAAGCAAATCTGTCTTGCCCACTCTGAGAAATtacttctctcttcttcatttctctcccctCAATCAATGTCTCTTTCTTCACTCTATCGATGTcggccctctctttctcccccctccgACCCCCTTCCACTTTTTTCAATCCTTTTCATTTCATCCTTTCACCATTTCTTTATCTGTCCTCGCAGTCATATTATAAAGTCAATTTTAAAGTCTTTTAAAGTCAATTTATTACTCTTCTGTGGAACACTATCTGTACTGACCTGAGcgggcaaaccccacccatctggttcTCATACTCAaacaacaaacatacaaaaatcatttgcaaatactatctGACCCGGGTGTGGTGTGTCCCATGTGCAgatgtgaatgagtgtgagAAGGGGAACGGGGGGTGTGCGGAGGTGTGTGTGAACACCAAAGGCTCCAGTCGTTGTGAGTGTGGGCCGGGGCGCGTGCTGGATGAGGATGGACGCAACTGCAGAGGTACATTTATATAGGACCTACTGGTATTTTAAGGGCACAGCAGTCAGCATAGGACAGAGATAATTAAGCCGGGGAACCACACAGTGTGctttatctctgcctctctctctcttgctccatgCAGAGATAGAAGGCTGTCACGCTAACAATGGAGGCTGCAGCCATGGCTGCTCCTCGCTGCTGGACTCCTATCAGTGCCGCTGTCCCCGAGGGCTGGAATTGGGAGAGGACAAACGCACATGCCAGGGtgggagcagtgtgtgtgtgtgtgtgtgtgtgtgtgtgtgtgtgtgtgtgtgtgtgtcagagtccGATAAACTGACAGATAGACTGAGAAAGATGCACACTTAATCTAAAAAGATAGGTACTGATATGTACTGTAGATAGTACCAATATGGGTATGTTTTTTTAAGGCCAGCAGTCATctgtagctgatattttgtgccaatattcaatatctttaaatttgaccatttttatacTAAAATTTCCCACAAAATGGCAGGGTAGAATCACtcctgaaacaacatttagaccatcatacaaaactaaaactcaccactgaaatccagactaatgaaattctcagGGGGGCTGACCCCACCCATTCAAAGGTAGGGGACACATTAAGCCTTTAAATGGAAAagtaattgaacaattaaatgactaaacaaaatgtgcaaagaaaatctaatttcattGCAGTTTTTATATCTGTCCAACCCTAGGTGATAGCTTTTATTCTTTCCCATTAGGTAGACAATCCAGTGTCAGGCTGAATAGATGAAGAACTCTTTTGTTTCCCTGTCAAAACGTATTAATTCAAAACTATAGCCCAGATCTCATCCCTACACCGGCACAGTATCTTGCTTTCCCGCTATATGGACTGATTGTATGGTCTGTTTTTATCCCAtgatgatgtactgtatgtgtttttatcttAAACTGCTGTATTCATGTTCTGTTTTTATGCCCCTTGTGATTTGTGCTATTATATCTTACTATGGGATCGCAGTATGTCATGCACACGTTCCACAGTGTAAATGTCTTttcttctctgcctgtctgctccCCTGACCTGCAGTGCCAGTCCAGTGTGACTCCAGCTCTATTAAAGTGTCAGTCCCTAAGGACCTGGTAGGAGGGTTGGAGCTGTTCCTGTCCAACTCCTCTTGCCGTGGCGTCTCCAACGGCACGCACATCAACCTCAGCTTCAGCCTCAAGACCTGCGGCACCGTGGTGGAGGTCAGAACCGCCGAGTTTGGGCTTAGGTAGCAGAGGTTCTGAGACTGAATGAGCAAAGGGTGAAGTCTGTACGGCTTGGGGCCAAgggattatattattattaatattacattACTAGGAGAAATATTTGATCATTACATGACTATTAAAAATGCTGAACCTTGACagataagtttggtgattttggacctatatataatttgtctcttacatacctgtagtacttggacctgcagagaatattgactccccaactcagctgtcagttgaaaacagtccaaatggggtttgtcaaaatatccccaaaaaagccatttgtaggatccacaggggagttgagagtaaacaattgcacatggagccaggcagagtttggtagaagactaaacagtggaacagattggaaatggtgcggtgctgctgctttctgggcTGTGGATAGAAATATGTTGGTTGGTCGCCATAtcattttcacagactggcttttttggagatattttgacatatcccatttggactcattgttagtagcaagaggcctagcaatggAGCTTGTCATTTCAACCGGCGGCTGACTTGGGAGTCAattctctgcgggtccaagcactacaggtatgtaagagacaaattatatataggtccaaaattgctgaacttatcctttaaatgtgGGTTTTGAGATTATCACTGACTGGAAATGCCATTGAAGCCATGTAAACTGAATCTTGACACCCAGGTGACTGATGACAAGATTGTGGGGACCAACCTGGTGACGGGCCTCCCAAAGAGCAGCCCGGGCAGCAGCAGGGACATGATTGTCCGCACCAGCAAGCTACTGCTCCCGGTCACCTGTGAGTTCCCCAGGGAGTACCAGGTGTCGGACGGCTACGAGGCAAGCCTGCGCAGCTCGGCCCTGGAGCTGGCCGGCCACAGCGAGGGCGTCTTCCCCTTCTCCCTGGAGCTCTTCAAGAGCGCCGAGTTCTCTGAGCCGTACCGTGCCCCGCCCCAGCTCCGCCTGCACGACTCCCTGTTCTTCGGGGTGGAGCCCAGGGAGCGGGTCGAGGGCCTCGCAGCCCTGGTGGACAGCTGCTTCGCTACACCAAGCCCCAAGGCTGACCAGGCCCTGAAGTATTACCTCATCAAAGACGGGTGAATAGTATGGAGCGCTTATCAATCTCTATGTCACATCATTCTGCACATTGGTACCCCACCTGTTACAATAGGTAGGTACATAACTAGATTTCTGTTGCACTCTCTACTGCCAATTGatagaatacaatagtgattcaatctatacctaagttcaacccagttcatgaaagctttggCCTTTGCTATATGTGCTGTTCTAAGCACcaggtgtctggtaggtcttttcAATGACAAATCCTCTGCTGCCCAGGGAGTGATGTGTTTTAAGTTACcggaagcagcaacagcagtttgtttggaataaatagaagatcTCAGTAGTATGAGCAGCGGTTGCCAccagctgaacagacaaagaaaagagcgccacctacagaaagtcGAACTTtgaggtgatctctgggaagtgcagtgcagaaacaccacagcaatgagcgctgagcaccaaagatgtcgccaaaataaacaaaatcttgaagtgtcttgctcatgagTACAATGGAACTTGCAGTATATCATCTCAGTTTTTAATGGCAGCAATGGTTTCAGGCCTGCGACAGGAACAGACAGCCCTTAATGAGCGTCAACAATATCAGAAGCAACCGCAGCCTTCCCACAAGACCTTACAGTCAGCATCTTGACAGTAATAGGACAGGAAAGCTCCAGTCCCTCAGTGGAATTCAAAGTGAAAAGTGTCAGTGGCCTCTCACTCTGATTTAtgtggagagaaaacagaagaatgGTTTGGGTAGAGAAATCGAAACACAGAACTACCTCATCATCTGGGAAACACTCGATTTTGGCAAACTGTTTCTCCCCTGACTCCGGAGAGACAGGTTTCTTCTAGCTATTATATGGACGCCATGCTAGAACGGCACAGCAGGGCTATAATCTATTTTCACAATTTCCGATTAAAAATACAACAGTGCTTCTGAGCCTGAAGGCGGCTAACGGTGATGAAGCAGCTTGTTAGAAACATATATATGGATCAGTGAGTACTGTGCTAAGATATTGACTGCATGCGTAACTCTTTCCCCTCTGTGGCTTCCTCTCCAGGTGCATCTCAGATGAAACAGTGAGGCAGTTCTCATCCAAGGACCAACTCTCCAAACACTACCAGGTCCCTGTCTTCAAGTTCATTGGCAAGGACAACCGAGTGAGTAAGAGAACCATGCTGGGAGCCAGctggcaagtgtgtgtgtgtgtgtgtgtgtgtgtgtggtgcatgcTTATGTCTGTGTAGGGGCATATTGTTTAGACTATTTTTCTAGACAGCATACAttgtatcctgtgtgtgtgaatcagcaGTTCTTTCTTGCATGCTGGTGGTGCtacgcatctctctctctgcttacaAGAAGCCTGTCTGctgttaaactgtgtgtgtgtgtgtgtgtgtgtgtgtgtttacaggaaGTGTTCCTCCACTGCCGGGTGCTAGTATGTGGGGCAGGAGACTCCCGCTGTGCTCAGCGCTGTCGGGGACGAGTGCGCCGGGAGCTTTGGACCAGTGATCCTCAGAACCAGCGGATTCTAAGCGGAGGCCCCATCTACATCCTGCCTGAGCCGTGACACCCACATACAGCCATCCACACAAAAACGCCAGTGAAACACCATGAAGGAGCATGACGTAGTATAAGAGCACCCACCAGCAGGCTGAAGCCAGGATTACAGAGGCACATACTCAAaatcagagaggcagagaaagttGTAGAGTAAGGGAGATAACCACCATAATAGTTTATTTGGTGTACAGTAAATTGGCACAGAaatgtatgtatacacacacagaggagtcAGTCGTGCTCGTCCCTTTGAACGTCCCACATGtaccaacacacatgcaaaggTGTATACACTCATTCCTATACAAGTCCCAATGCCAGTCACGCTGCTGTGGTTTGCTGGAACTCTGGTTAATACAGACCAAGTTTGTGCATCTCTGCCGCTTTGGCCAAAAGCACAATTTACTGACATTAAAGTGACTGACATTTCTATTAGAAATCATTTGGAGAGGGGCCACAGTTCATTTGTAACTACCACAGCATGAAGGATGTTTTTCTAGGTCACAGTTGCAGGCATTTTTCAAGCCTGATTACGATGCCCCGCTTACAGATTTAGTGCATTTATGAAAATGGTTTGTATTTCATACCAACATAGACTTGAAAAATACATGTAGAGCATCCATAGATACATTCCGCCTCATTTCCTCAGTATATATTCTCGATGTTTGGAGAGCACGTCACACAGTCCTGTGTGGTGGAAAAGAAATATCCGTGCCGAGAAATTATGCATGCACTTCATCACTCTGGCAATTAATATGCACTTAATCACATCAGATACATTACAATTAgtaatgtatttattcataGAAAAATAACAAGAAGGCAAATAACTTACATCAAACATTAACAGAGTACCAGtaatagattacattacatttacatgacaCTGGCTTAAGTTTGTTTTGTGCAGACTGGCTTGATAACTTTCACATACCGATATACAAGGAACAAATTGCTCCAGCATAATGAACTTGTGTCTTGCTAGAGGAAATTAATCCAACTAAAATAACCTCCCCATCAGGCACATCTTTGGAGTCATCAAAATAATTTATGGTAATGGAGTCATAGTCTTGGCCTAAAAATGAAGTTGAATATGGAGAACAAATGTTGGAGGATATAATATGCATGAGCAATTTATTAATTTTCTGAAAAAGAGCTGGTCATATTCAGATACTTAATATTCGCTAGTGCTGCATATAGATAAAACctatgaaactcttcatttgcatTTCCCATTTATACCCTTTTCAACTCCCAGGCTCTGAATCTGGAGAGGCTTTTTGTTGTCTGTTTAAATTTGTGAAGTATTTCCTCTTTGACAAAAAAGTCTATAAATATGTATTCTATGGAAACACCCTTGACTCTGTCATTTGTCCCGTGAAACACTGTAAGTATCCATGAGTGGTCCATGGTGCTTCTGTCACAATtcatccttctcctctccctcacagaGGCACGCTGCCCTCTGGCTGTTCATGTAAGGCCTGCACCCGAGCGTCCACACTGTGTTGTATAGGCCATCTGCCACTGACTcacaggctgagagagagagagagagagagagagagagagagagggaggcagagttTAATAACTTACTTCATAATTAAGTAATAATCAAACAATTGCAGTATTtgagcagaggtggggactcgagtcacgtgacttggactcgagtcacatttttaattgcttgagtcttgacttgatgcatgaagagaagacttgagacgtgacttgactttgattttgtactttgatgacttgaaaagtcttgacaaaagatcttgtgtttgtgtaaatgacttagattgaaagtgatgagatttgttccaacagacgactgaatttaaattctgttttctgaatttgtatggaatgattgaacttactgaagttgaaactgattatagaaatcaaactcatgatgaacttaccaagtttttatcctattaaaaccatattgcattgaaaagtcctagatatttagttttctttaagatatgaaAATGATTCTTGActattgatttgttctgacttaagacttgacattaatggcatggacttgacttggacttgacctGGTATTCTACAATTAggcttgggacttgacttgagacttgtgcctcaagacttgaattgggacttgagcaaagttgacttggtcacacctctgtatTTGAGATACTGCTGGCAGTCATATTAACACCGtccaacatgtcttgctgtaaCACCTGACTGAGCATGTGGGAGAAGGTCTGAAAACATCTCACCTTGGACCTTGGACACAAAGCCCAGACTCTTCTTGAGGTCGGAGCAGATGCCATGCAGGCACCAGCGAAACTTGGAGTCACAGCGGTACTTGCTGGTGCCACAAGTATCATAGCACATATCAAGCTGGTCACAGCACTTGGTCATGGCAGGGATTCCCAGGTCAATCTGTTAAAACACCATATTGTGTCAGAGCAGTGTATGCATACAGAGGTAATAACTACAGTATTATGTGAGCTTAATGAAGAAGTGTTGGTGCTTTTAACAGGCCACATACAGCTCCGTCTACCTGGAATACCCCTAGAGAGGTGACGCAGCCGTTGGGCTCTGGGACCTGGTAGCCGGGGCGAGGTTGAGGAGCTTTTCCTGAAAAAATAATGAAGATCCATCCATAGAAATTAGCGGAGGTACATTGACAGACTAATGTTATTACCTAGTCCCAATCATGGATCTCTagctctgttttgtcttttttgtctttgttgagCTTGTTACGTAAACCCAGTGTTTCCCATCTGTTTCCCATTCTACTGTGTGTActgccatgctaaaaatattttcaaaataattttatttttggaCGAAATGGTTTCACTTGGTACACTATAGGTTGCTATGAGGACTAGACCAGTGTGTCTAGGCGCCACTgctgaaatttttttttatcaaatgttGCCTATTTCTGTTGTGACGCACCTTGAGCAACGTGACAAACAGCAACGTGTGGTCGCGGACAGAGTGtgggaaacacacagacacactgctgcctgTAGTGTTTGtataatcattcagtcatttcctgTCACGTCGGGACTTCAGGGCCCCTCAGAGGGTTTCATGTGTGTGAGCATCTTTATCTACAAACTGCAA
This genomic window contains:
- the oit3 gene encoding oncoprotein-induced transcript 3 protein, producing the protein MMLFLLIVLLQDTLAVAAVALDPCSAYISLNEPWRNTDYHVNQSSGVPLCDSHVSGEWYRFTGMAGDAMPTFCISENHCGTHAPIWLNGSHPQPRDGIVTLAVCASFNDNCCQWNASAEVKACPGGYYVYRLPRPSVCFHVYCGHFYDICDEVECKGPRCPESECRCPPGTVLGPDGQTCLDVNECEKGNGGCAEVCVNTKGSSRCECGPGRVLDEDGRNCREIEGCHANNGGCSHGCSSLLDSYQCRCPRGLELGEDKRTCQVPVQCDSSSIKVSVPKDLVGGLELFLSNSSCRGVSNGTHINLSFSLKTCGTVVEVTDDKIVGTNLVTGLPKSSPGSSRDMIVRTSKLLLPVTCEFPREYQVSDGYEASLRSSALELAGHSEGVFPFSLELFKSAEFSEPYRAPPQLRLHDSLFFGVEPRERVEGLAALVDSCFATPSPKADQALKYYLIKDGCISDETVRQFSSKDQLSKHYQVPVFKFIGKDNREVFLHCRVLVCGAGDSRCAQRCRGRVRRELWTSDPQNQRILSGGPIYILPEP